In a single window of the Coffea eugenioides isolate CCC68of chromosome 3, Ceug_1.0, whole genome shotgun sequence genome:
- the LOC113766133 gene encoding putative late blight resistance protein homolog R1B-17, with protein MASTCSVDRVLLGLELILNRFQGNFFLLFGGDRVLSDVRDAIKHMKFLKTFLMCARKWSLVHLYLQSDNVVKKVSLPSFLSCIEDTFHKYEEDIHTLSLRLEMDKNERDIHCSIVDGVCREIGKQIILFKQEIIQIYFALASSRSFQSNSFMTDDELLEFLDLNLQNLADLADWIDDDMDWKIFYSGPLSAPFRAQVQDLEAQVQDLEAKLTFLKSFIAFAKMRGTADIPALLLAHFEVVALTAARLSYMWSFWKNVEYRSTCSFKLSIRAVDFHVYEIYKEVLAASNSSASLHTAVMDERILNNFNDSLISRLWELLCCSSSFVDSMKDQMRILYAGLRFLRSILREHHEMMDEQNEKIGALLGEAGIIIFSPTLSRVIEGEVSFSGSTQVLDFCDMLTNTNIHIKHFEDQFSVSSTIQSLPNSSHSLRASEVSQTSSRMLSKGKMPIDHEVMVGLDDEAEKVIEPLIKHFEDQLSVSSTRQNLSNSSHSLRAPQVSQTSSRMLSKGKMPIAREIMVGLDDEAEKVIERLVRESKQVEIVPIVGMAGLGKTTLAKKVYNDNSIIYNFHIRLWGTVSQEYNKKSLLTEILCSDGKHSRMDDEFQNLDEHALLEKLYKKLKKNRYLVVFDDVWDTGAWHELEIAFPDEKNGSRIIFTSRFSNVASEAQYGGEHHNIRCLTVEESFELLQKKVFGEEEECPQALHELGMEIAEKCWGLPFAVVVVAGVLATIEHDILVWKKFAESFTSTMVSGTDQWKKSLELSYEHLPYHLKACLLYFAAFREDEKIGAKKLMRLWIAEGFVEKIEGKRSEDIAEEYLMDLIGRNLVMVGKNRSIGGVKTCYIHDLIFEFCKGEAKEKNFLQVLRGYDELSTFNEPPNLPRLSICSRGEYFIKSRLFCPHLGSLLFFDATPGDNKLELFNISFLFCIYKHLNVLNLEGINLRLKELPAEVESLLCLRYLALEAEHMESIPPSIAKLSHLETFSLNSDEIVSLPDSIWNMKKLRHIHVRWRVVIHLPSNDNGVENLSTLPNLDTLSCLRLYEKGENLLRRIPNVRQLKISDRQTGVLNMSRLECLESLTWWGNYSSGSREHVELSFPMNLKKLSLEYLGLPCSKMSLVEKLPNLEVLKLRKRSMEGRKWELMEGGFPKLRVLTLACVEVAEWIEADPDSDDGA; from the exons atggcctCCACTTGCAGCGTCGATCGTGTCTTACTTGGTCTAGAGTTAATTCTGAACAGATTCCAAggcaatttttttcttttgtttggtgGTGATAGAGTTCTTTCGGATGTTCGTGATGCAATCAAACAcatgaaatttctcaaaacATTTCTTATGTGTGCTAGAAAGTGGAGCCTTGTTCATTTGTACCTGCAATCTGACAATGTTGTGAAGAAGGTGAGTCTTCCATCTTTCTTATCTTGCATCGAAGACACCTTTCACAAATATGAGGAGGATATTCATACTCTTTCCCTTAGATTAgaaatggacaaaaatgaaaGGGATATTCACTGTTCTATTGTTGATGGAGTGTGCCGCGAAATTGGGAAACAGATCATATTATTCAAGcaagaaatcatccaaatttacTTTGCTTTGGCAAGCAGCAGGTCATTTCAATCAAATTCTTTTATGACAGATGATGAACTGTTGGAATTCTTAGACCTCAACCTCCAAAATCTAGCAGATTTAGCAGATTGGATAGATGACGATATGgattggaaaattttttattctGGTCCTTTGAGTGCTCCTTTTAGGGCTCAAGTCCAAGATCTTGAAGCTCAAGTCCAAGATCTTGAAGCAAAGCTGACATTCTTGAAAAGCTTCATTGCCTTTGCCAAAATGCGAGGAACCGCAGATATTCCTGCCTTGCTATTGGCTCACTTTGAAGTGGTGGCTTTGACCGCAGCACGCCTCTCTTACATGTGGTCCTTTTGGAAAAATGTTGAGTACAGAAGTACTTGCAGCTTCAAACTCAGCATCAGAGCGGTTGATTTTCATGTCTACGAGATTTATAAGGAAGTACTTGCAGCTTCAAACTCCTCAGCATCATTACATACAGCAGTGATGGATGAGCGGATATTGAACAACTTCAATGATTCTCTGATAAGTCGTCTCTGGGAGTTGTTATGCTGCAGCTCTAGCTTTGTGGATTCTATGAAAGATCAAATGCGAATACTCTATGCAGGACTGAGGTTTTTGAGAAGCATTTTAAGGGAGCATCATGAGATGATGGatgaacaaaatgaaaaaattggagCTCTCCTTGGTGAGGCAGGCATTATAATATTCTCGCCCACTCTGAGCAGAGTGATAGAAGGAGAAGTTAGCTTCTCAGGATCCACCCAGGTTCTTGATTTTTGTGATATGCTGACCAATACCAACATCCATATCAAGCATTTTGAGGATCAGTTCAGTGTCTCAAGTACTATACAGAGTCTTCCTAATTCCTCTCATAGCTTAAGAGCATCCGAAGTTAGCCAGACTTCCAGCCGCATGCTATCAAAAGGTAAAATGCCAATAGACCATGAAGTCATGGTTGGTCTTGATGATGAGGCAGAAAAAGTAATTGAACCACTTATCAAGCATTTTGAGGATCAGCTCAGTGTCTCAAGTACTAGACAGAATCTTTCGAATTCCTCTCATAGCTTAAGAGCACCACAAGTTAGCCAGACTTCCAGCCGCATGCTATCAAAAGGTAAAATGCCAATAGCTCGTGAAATTATGGTTGGTCTTGATGATGAGGCAGAAAAAGTAATTGAACGACTTGTACGGGAATCAAAACAGGTGGAAATTGTTCCCATTGTGGGAATGGCTGGGCTTGGTAAAACAACTTTAGCCAAAAAGGTTTACAATGATAATTCAATTATCTATAACTTCCACATTCGCCTTTGGGGCACTGTTTCTCAGGAATATAACAAGAAAAGCTTGTTAACAGAAATTTTGTGCTCTGATGGCAAACATTCCAGGATGGATGATGAGTTTCAAAATCTGGATGAACATGCGCTGCTTGAAAAGCTGTACAAAAAGCTAAAGAAGAATCGGtatcttgttgtttttgatGATGTCTGGGACACTGGGGCATGGCATGAGCTGGAAATTGCATTCCCAGATGAAAAGAATGGAAGTAGAATCATCTTTACGAGTCGATTTTCTAATGTAGCTTCAGAGGCTCAATATGGTGGAGAACATCACAACATTCGCTGCCTTACTGTCGAAGAGAGTTTCGAATTGCTGCAGAAGAAGGTgtttggagaagaagaagaatgtcCTCAAGCATTGCATGAATTGGGAATGGAGATTGCTGAAAAGTGCTGGGGATTACCATTTGCAGTTGTTGTTGTAGCTGGAGTCCTAGCAACTATAGAGCATGatattttggtttggaaaaagTTTGCTGAAAGTTTTACTTCAACCATGGTGTCTGGTACAGACCAGTGGAAGAAGTCATTGGAGCTCAGTTATGAGCATTTACCATATCACTTGAAGGCATGCCTGCTGTATTTTGCTGCATTCCGAGAAGATGAAAAAATTGGTGCCAAGAAGTTGATGCGTCTCTGGATTGCAGAAGGGTTTGTggaaaaaattgaaggaaagagATCAGAGGATATTGCAGAAGAATATCTGATGGACCTAATTGGCCGAAACCTAGTTATGGTAGGTAAGAACAGATCCATTGGTGGAGTCAAAACTTGTTACATTCACGATTTGATATTTGAGTTTTGTAAGGGCGAGgcgaaagaaaagaattttcttcAGGTCCTGCGAGGATATGATGAGCTTTCTACCTTTAATGAGCCTCCCAACCTACCTCGGTTGTCCATATGCTCCCGTGGAGAATATTTTATAAAGTCAAGGCTATTTTGTCCGCATTTAGGCAGTCTGCTATTCTTTGATGCTACTCCAGGAGATAACAAGTTGGAGTTGTTTAATATCTCCTTCCTTTTTTGCATCTACAAACATCTTAACGTTCTGAATTTAGAGGGCATTAACCTAAGGCTGAAGGAGCTTCCAGCTGAAGTCGAATCACTTCTTTGTTTGAGGTACTTAGCCCTTGAAGCAGAGCACATGGAATCCATTCCACCATCTATAGCCAAGCTCTCACATTTGGAAACCTTTAGTCTAAATTCTGATGAGATTGTTTCATTGCCAGATAGCATCTGGAACATGAAGAAGTTGAGGCATATACATGTAAGATGGCGCGTTGTTATTCATCTGCCTTCCAACGACAACGGTGTTGAAAACCTCTCCACTTTACCCAATTTAGACACACTCTCTTGTTTGCGTCTTTATGAAAAGGGAGAGAACTTATTGAGAAGGATTCCCAATGTTCGCCAACTTAAAATTTCCGATCGTCAGACTGGAGTGTTGAACATGAGTCGACTAGAATGCCTAGAATCACTCACCTGGTGGGGCAATTACTCCTCAGGTTCGCGGGAACATGTTGAGCTTTCCTTTCCCatgaatttgaagaagttgaGTCTTGAATATCTGGGTCTTCCCTGTAGTAAAATGTCATTGGTTGAAAAACTACCCAACCTTGAAGTCCTCAAATTAAGAAAGCGGTCAATGGAAGGCCGAAAATGGGAGCTGATGGAAGGAGGATTCCCTAAACTCAGGGTCTTAACTTTGGCATGTGTAGAAGTTGCGGAGTGGATAGAGGCAGACCCTGACAGTGATGATG GTGCATGA